The Papaver somniferum cultivar HN1 unplaced genomic scaffold, ASM357369v1 unplaced-scaffold_18, whole genome shotgun sequence genome includes a window with the following:
- the LOC113337940 gene encoding uncharacterized protein LOC113337940, with protein MDLPEDAAAAIDMVQAAHEEFTGDPDSFQKLIEDAEKPLYPSCSSHTKVSTLIRLFNIKEKGGWSGMEYEKIHACPNDFLLFRKDYKDDNTCRTCGASRWKKAPSCTSKGVPEKVMWYFSPIPIFQRMFRSPKTSKHLIYHSLPRVEDGKLRHPVNSPAWKLVDNKWPEFAKEPRNLRLALSTDGFNPNSSVGGNYSCWPVMLAIYNFPLKLCKFIMLTMLISGPKQPGNDIDVYLAPLIEDLQKLWDEGVEVFDAYKEENFNLKVVLLWTISDFPAYANLSGCPKGGYNACPICAERTSSIRLKYSGKNVYQSHRKFLPRKHKFRLDKKAFHGQQELGTSPKPYNGEEVLRQVEDVIHTEKNIGESIVGTLLNVPKKTKDGYNARKDLEDLGMRPELAPKENGKKAYLPPACFRLKKEEKIKFCKTLSELKVPEGYCSNFKNRVSMTDLKLYGLKSHDYHMLMQQFLLLAIRSILPEHVLKGYVRNRNRIEGCIAEGYIAEEAVEFCTEYFKNVVTIGIPIVGTATTTENFGGTSLLSDGKTLSKSTFADLDVNGPVMRQAHQTVLNNTEVVEPYFELHMSYLKEKFPHETEKWLEKQHCQTFQDWLHEKRNKFSMYKQSYSNCSIVISTRERDIDECEVEESLALEGNPSFENVVPEEGSFDIGDDSQYAYMRDNNEGIWIEDISKGQKKTHVQDDNPMDEDESSYDDSSMDDGYSSMEIEADDDD; from the exons ATGGATCTACCTGAagatgcagcagcagcaatagATATGGTTCAGGCTGCACATGAAGAGTTCACAGGGGATCCAGATAGTTTCCAAAAGTTGATTgaagatgcagaaaaaccacttTACCCAAGTTGTTCTTCGCATACAAAGGTATCGACATTGATTAGGCTATTCAACATAAAAGAAAAAGGTGGTTGGTCCG GGATGGAATATGAGAAAATACATGCATGTCCCAATGATTTCCTGCTTTTTAGAAAGGATTATAAAGATGATAATACTTGCCGGACCTGCGGAGCTTCTAGATGGAAGAAGGCGCCATCTTGTACGAGTAAAGGGGTGCCTGAGAAAGTGATGTGGTATTTTTCACCTATTCCTATATTTCAAAGGATGTTTCGGTCACCAAAGACATCAAAACACCTGATATATCATAGCCTCCCAAGAGTTGAAGATGGTAAACTTCGTCATCCAGTCAACTCCCCGGCATGGAAACTAGTTGACAATAAATGGCCAGAGTTCGCTAAAGAACCACGAAATCTGAGGTTAGCTCTTTCTACAGATGGGTTTAATCCAAATAGTTCTGTTGGTGGCAATTATAGTTGTTGGCCGGTAATGTTGGCTATTTATAACTTTCCACTGAAATTGTGCAAATTTATTATGCTGACGATGTTGATATCTGGTCCTAAACAGCCCGGAAACGATATAGATGTTTATTTGGCCCCTCTTATAGAGGATCTACAGAAATTATGGGATGAAGGTGTGGAAGTTTTTGATGCCTACAAGGAGGAGAACTTCAATCTCAAAGTTGTACTTCTTTGGACGATCAGTGACTTCCCCGCATATGCTAATCTTTCGGGTTGCCCTAAAGGAGGATATAATGCTTGTCCAATTTGTGCTGAACGTACTTCTTCCATCAGGCTCAAATACTCCGGCAAAAATGTTTATCAAAGTCATAGGAAATTTCTTCCCAGAAAACACAAGTTTAGATTGGATAAAAAGGCTTTTCATGGTCAGCAAGAGTTAGGTACATCTCCAAAACCTTACAACGGTGAAGAAGTTCTTAGGCAGGTTGAAG ATGTCATACACACGGAGAAAAACATAGGAGAGAGTATTGTTGGGACGTTACTAAACGTACCTAAGAAAACAAAAGATGGTTATAATGCTCGAAAAGACCTTGAGGATTTAGGAATGAGGCCTGAATTGGCACCTAAAGAGAATGGAAAAAAGGCGTACCTTCCACCGGCATGTTTCAGATTGAAAAAGGAGGAAAAGATTAAGTTCTGTAAAACATTGTCTGAATTGAAGGTCCCAGAAGGTTACTGTTCGAATTTTAAAAACCGGGTATCGATGACAGATTTAAAGTTGTACGGTCTAAAATCGCATGACTATCACATGCTTATGCAGCAATTTCTTCTGTTAGCTATAAGGTCCATTTTGCCTGAGCAT GTTTTGAAAGGCTATGTTCGAAATCGGAACCGTATAGAAGGTTGCATAGCTGAGGGTTATATTGCAGAAGAGGCGGTTGAGTTTTGCACTGAGTACTTCAAAAATGTTGTAACTATTGGTATTCCTATTGTTGGTACTGCAACAACGACCGAGAATTTTGGTGGCACGAGCCTTCTTTCTGACGGGAAGACATTATCAAAGAGCACGTTTGCTGATCTTGATGTTAATGGACCAGTGATGCGGCAGGCACACCAAACCGTACTAAATAACACAGAAGTCGTGGAACCCTACTTTGA GTTACATATGTCTTATTTGAAGGAAAAATTTCCACATGAAACAGAAAAATGGTTGGAGAAACAGCATTGTCAAACATTCCAAGATTGGTTACATGAAAAA CGAAACAAGTTTTCTATGTACAAGCAAAGTTATTCTAATTGTTCGATTGTTATATCAACACGGGAAAGAGATATAGATGAATGTGAGGTGGAAGAGTCACTGGCCTTAGAGGGTAATCCCAGTTTTGAAAATGTTGTTCCTGAGGAGGGTTCCTTTGACATAGGTGATGATTCTCAATATGCTTACATGCGTGATAACAATGAAGGTATATGGATTGAAGACATCTCCAAGGGACAAAAGAAAACACACGTGCAAGATGACAACCCGATGGACGAGGATGAATCATCGTATGATGACAGTTCCATGGACGACGGTTACAGTTCAATGGAAATTGAAGCAGATGATGATGACTGA